The following are from one region of the Etheostoma spectabile isolate EspeVRDwgs_2016 chromosome 15, UIUC_Espe_1.0, whole genome shotgun sequence genome:
- the LOC116702991 gene encoding serine protease 33 isoform X2 has translation MMEGELLVWAVVVLGFSAGSNAQSEVVCGLAPLNNRIVGGVDAPPGAWPWQASLHSSNGHFCGGSLINSQWVLTAAHCFPRGVPSGFTVYLGRANQQSLNPNEVSRSLSRLILNPNYNSDTMDNDIALLLLSYPVTFTNYIRPVCLAPADGTYPAGTTCWVTGWGTISSSGAPLPFPQRLQEVSVPVVSNAQCNSAYGSITSNMICAGLAAGGKDSCQGDSGGPLVTKSGSQWIQIGVVSFGIGCAEPNVPGVYARVSQYNSWITRTTSGSAHVVSRSAPLLLSFVPILLSLVLV, from the exons ATGATGGAGGGGGAGCTGCTGGTCTGGGCGGTCGTGGTCCTGGGTTTTAGTGCAG GAAGCAACGCACAGTCAGAGG TTGTTTGTGGCCTTGCACCGCTCAACAACAGGATCGTAGGAGGCGTAGACGCCCCCCCAGGGGCCTGGCCCTGGCAggccagtctacacagcagcaacGGACACTTCTGCGGAGGCTCCCTGATCAACAGCCAGTGGGTCCTGACTGCTGCTCACTGCTTCCCCAG AGGCGTCCCGTCAGGTTTTACCGTTTATCTCGGACGAGCCAACCAACAATCCCTAAACCCCAACGAGGTGTCCCGGTCGCTGTCCCGGCTCATCCTAAACCCAAACTACAACTCCGACACAATGGACAACGACATCGCCTTGTTGCTCCTGTCCTACCCCGTCACCTTCACCAACTACATCCGTCCGGTGTGTCTGGCGCCGGCCGACGGCACGTACCCGGCCGGGACCACCTGCTGGGTCACCGGATGGGGAACCATCTCCAGTAGCGGCG CTCCTCTTCCGTTCCCCCAGAGGCTGCAGGAGGTCAGCGTCCCCGTGGTGTCCAACGCGCAGTGTAACAGCGCTTACGGGTCAATCACAAGCAACATGATCTGTGCCGGTCTGGCTGCGGGGGGGAAGGACTCCTGCCAG GGGGACTCTGGCGGCCCGTTGGTGACTAAAAGCGGATCTCAGTGGATCCAGATCGGAGTGGTGAGCTTTGGAATCGGCTGTGCTGAGCCCAACGTCCCGGGAGTCTACGCCCGAGTGTCCCAGTACAACTCCTGGATCACCAGGACCACATCGGGAAGCGCTCATGTGGTTTCCCGCTCAGCTCCTCTGCTGCTGTCCTTCGTCcccatcctcctctccctcgTCCTGGTCTAG
- the LOC116702991 gene encoding serine protease 33 isoform X1: MKGFSFFSVCFVLETFCLTSRTQLHLLFSVSPAGSNAQSEVVCGLAPLNNRIVGGVDAPPGAWPWQASLHSSNGHFCGGSLINSQWVLTAAHCFPRGVPSGFTVYLGRANQQSLNPNEVSRSLSRLILNPNYNSDTMDNDIALLLLSYPVTFTNYIRPVCLAPADGTYPAGTTCWVTGWGTISSSGAPLPFPQRLQEVSVPVVSNAQCNSAYGSITSNMICAGLAAGGKDSCQGDSGGPLVTKSGSQWIQIGVVSFGIGCAEPNVPGVYARVSQYNSWITRTTSGSAHVVSRSAPLLLSFVPILLSLVLV, encoded by the exons atgaaagggttttctttcttttctgtctgttttgtgttgGAAACCTTTTGTTTGACCTCACGCACACAACTGCATCTActgttctctgtctctcctgcaGGAAGCAACGCACAGTCAGAGG TTGTTTGTGGCCTTGCACCGCTCAACAACAGGATCGTAGGAGGCGTAGACGCCCCCCCAGGGGCCTGGCCCTGGCAggccagtctacacagcagcaacGGACACTTCTGCGGAGGCTCCCTGATCAACAGCCAGTGGGTCCTGACTGCTGCTCACTGCTTCCCCAG AGGCGTCCCGTCAGGTTTTACCGTTTATCTCGGACGAGCCAACCAACAATCCCTAAACCCCAACGAGGTGTCCCGGTCGCTGTCCCGGCTCATCCTAAACCCAAACTACAACTCCGACACAATGGACAACGACATCGCCTTGTTGCTCCTGTCCTACCCCGTCACCTTCACCAACTACATCCGTCCGGTGTGTCTGGCGCCGGCCGACGGCACGTACCCGGCCGGGACCACCTGCTGGGTCACCGGATGGGGAACCATCTCCAGTAGCGGCG CTCCTCTTCCGTTCCCCCAGAGGCTGCAGGAGGTCAGCGTCCCCGTGGTGTCCAACGCGCAGTGTAACAGCGCTTACGGGTCAATCACAAGCAACATGATCTGTGCCGGTCTGGCTGCGGGGGGGAAGGACTCCTGCCAG GGGGACTCTGGCGGCCCGTTGGTGACTAAAAGCGGATCTCAGTGGATCCAGATCGGAGTGGTGAGCTTTGGAATCGGCTGTGCTGAGCCCAACGTCCCGGGAGTCTACGCCCGAGTGTCCCAGTACAACTCCTGGATCACCAGGACCACATCGGGAAGCGCTCATGTGGTTTCCCGCTCAGCTCCTCTGCTGCTGTCCTTCGTCcccatcctcctctccctcgTCCTGGTCTAG
- the LOC116702991 gene encoding serine protease 33 isoform X3 has product MSNVCGLAPLNNRIVGGVDAPPGAWPWQASLHSSNGHFCGGSLINSQWVLTAAHCFPRGVPSGFTVYLGRANQQSLNPNEVSRSLSRLILNPNYNSDTMDNDIALLLLSYPVTFTNYIRPVCLAPADGTYPAGTTCWVTGWGTISSSGAPLPFPQRLQEVSVPVVSNAQCNSAYGSITSNMICAGLAAGGKDSCQGDSGGPLVTKSGSQWIQIGVVSFGIGCAEPNVPGVYARVSQYNSWITRTTSGSAHVVSRSAPLLLSFVPILLSLVLV; this is encoded by the exons atgtcaaa TGTTTGTGGCCTTGCACCGCTCAACAACAGGATCGTAGGAGGCGTAGACGCCCCCCCAGGGGCCTGGCCCTGGCAggccagtctacacagcagcaacGGACACTTCTGCGGAGGCTCCCTGATCAACAGCCAGTGGGTCCTGACTGCTGCTCACTGCTTCCCCAG AGGCGTCCCGTCAGGTTTTACCGTTTATCTCGGACGAGCCAACCAACAATCCCTAAACCCCAACGAGGTGTCCCGGTCGCTGTCCCGGCTCATCCTAAACCCAAACTACAACTCCGACACAATGGACAACGACATCGCCTTGTTGCTCCTGTCCTACCCCGTCACCTTCACCAACTACATCCGTCCGGTGTGTCTGGCGCCGGCCGACGGCACGTACCCGGCCGGGACCACCTGCTGGGTCACCGGATGGGGAACCATCTCCAGTAGCGGCG CTCCTCTTCCGTTCCCCCAGAGGCTGCAGGAGGTCAGCGTCCCCGTGGTGTCCAACGCGCAGTGTAACAGCGCTTACGGGTCAATCACAAGCAACATGATCTGTGCCGGTCTGGCTGCGGGGGGGAAGGACTCCTGCCAG GGGGACTCTGGCGGCCCGTTGGTGACTAAAAGCGGATCTCAGTGGATCCAGATCGGAGTGGTGAGCTTTGGAATCGGCTGTGCTGAGCCCAACGTCCCGGGAGTCTACGCCCGAGTGTCCCAGTACAACTCCTGGATCACCAGGACCACATCGGGAAGCGCTCATGTGGTTTCCCGCTCAGCTCCTCTGCTGCTGTCCTTCGTCcccatcctcctctccctcgTCCTGGTCTAG